The Equus asinus isolate D_3611 breed Donkey chromosome 22, EquAss-T2T_v2, whole genome shotgun sequence genome has a segment encoding these proteins:
- the LOC123279764 gene encoding olfactory receptor 9K2-like, which produces MGDKGAGNHSDVTDFILVGFRVRPEFHSLFFLLFLLVYGMVLLGNISMMAIIVTDSQLNTPMYFFLGNLSFIDLSYSTIIAPKAMVNFLSEKKIVSFAGCVAQLFFFTLFIVTEGFVLAAMAYDRFIAICNPLLYGVHMSRHLCTQMVAGSYFCGWVSSILQASITFSASFCASRVIDHFYCDSYQIEKISCSSLFVNKIVSFSLAAFIILPTIVVIVVSYVYIVTTVLKTPSSEGRKKAFSSCSSHLGVVSLLYGTVSFVYLIPPSNPELRKVASVFYILVTPMLNPLIYSLRNKDVKQALRKILWRRKALS; this is translated from the coding sequence ATGGGTGACAAGGGAGCAGGCAACCACTCAGATGTAACTGACTTCATTCTTGTAGGCTTCAGGGTCCGTCCAGAGTTCCACAGTCTCTTCTTCCTTCTATTCCTGCTGGTCTATGGCATGGTTCTTTTGGGGAACATTAGTATGATGGCAATCATTGTGACTGATTCTCAGCTGAACACGCCAATGTATTTCTTTCTAGGCAATCTGTCCTTCATTGACCTCTCCTACTCCACCATTATTGCACCCAAAGCCATGGTCAACTTCCTGTCTGAGAAAAAGATTGTCTCCTTTGCAGGGTGTGTTGCCCAGTTATTCTTTTTTACACTCTTCATTGTAACAGAGGGGTTTGTCCTGGCAGCCATGGCCTACGACCGCTTCATTGCCATCTGCAATCCTCTTCTTTATGGTGTCCACATGTCAAGACATCTTTGCACTCAGATGGTTGCTGGTTCCTATTTCTGTGGCTGGGTCAGTTCCATCCTCCAAGCCAGCATAACGTTCTCAGCATCTTTCTGTGCATCTCGAGTCATTGATCACTTCTACTGTGATTCTTACCAAATTGAGAAGATTTCCTGTTCTAGTCTCTTTGTCAATAAGATAGTATCTTTTAGTTTGGCTGCCTTCATTATTTTGCCCACAATAGTCGTTATTGTAGTATCTTACGTGTATATCGTGACCACAGTCCTGAAGACCCCCTCTAGCgaagggaggaagaaagcctTCTCCTCTTGCAGCTCCCATCTGGGGGTTGTAAGTTTGCTCTATGGGACTGTCTCCTTTGTGTATCTCATACCTCCAAGCAATCCTGAACTTCGTAAAGTGGCTTCAGTATTTTACATATTGGTCACACCCATGTTAAACCCTCTGATCTACTCTCTAAGAAACAAGGATGTCAAACAAGCTTTGAGGAAAATCCTATGGAGGAGAAAAGCTTTATCCTAA